In Blautia wexlerae DSM 19850, a single window of DNA contains:
- the sfsA gene encoding DNA/RNA nuclease SfsA: MKYEHITEGRFIDRPNRFIAHVEINGQVETVHVKNTGRCRELLVPGTQVFLEKSSNPARKTAYDLICVNKKGRGLINMDSQIPNKAALEWVKAGHLFPEKVQVTPEKTYGNSRFDLYVCSEKRKAFIEVKGVTLESDNIARFPDAPTERGVKHLKELIHCMQEGYEAYLLLVIQMKGVDRFEPNWETHREFGETLQEAERAGVHILAYDCLVEPDRMEIHDPVPVCFASDWK, encoded by the coding sequence ATGAAGTACGAACATATCACAGAGGGCCGTTTCATAGATCGTCCTAATCGGTTTATTGCACATGTGGAGATCAATGGGCAGGTGGAAACGGTTCATGTAAAGAATACAGGCAGGTGCAGGGAGCTTCTGGTCCCGGGTACACAGGTTTTTCTGGAAAAGAGTAGCAATCCGGCGAGAAAGACAGCCTATGATCTAATCTGCGTAAATAAAAAGGGCAGGGGCCTGATTAATATGGATTCTCAGATTCCCAATAAAGCAGCACTGGAGTGGGTAAAGGCAGGACATCTTTTTCCGGAAAAAGTTCAGGTAACGCCGGAGAAGACCTATGGAAATTCCAGATTTGATCTTTATGTCTGTTCAGAGAAACGCAAGGCTTTTATAGAAGTAAAAGGTGTCACTCTGGAGTCGGATAATATAGCACGCTTCCCCGATGCACCGACAGAAAGAGGTGTGAAACATCTGAAGGAGCTGATCCATTGTATGCAGGAAGGATACGAAGCTTATCTGCTTCTGGTGATCCAGATGAAGGGAGTTGACAGGTTTGAGCCCAACTGGGAGACTCATCGGGAATTTGGAGAAACATTACAGGAAGCGGAAAGGGCAGGAGTGCATATTCTGGCCTATGACTGCCTGGTAGAACCTGACAGAATGGAAATTCATGATCCGGTACCTGTATGCTTTGCTTCTGACTGGAAATAA
- a CDS encoding substrate-binding periplasmic protein gives MRKNRKNDSHTRRKRICIAAFLLAGSLIPGGCGIKKEKTSDSELPEIVIGIDYFEPYSYRTSDGEYKGIDVELAEEAFHRLGYQPEFEKVVWEDKEKLLSDGTIDCLWSCYSMNERENKYQWAGPYMYSRQMVVVRAESEIRTLQDLKGKRIAVQATTKAEDLFLHNIESNLPQAEQVNCFSSSNELYAALRKNYADAIAGHEAMLGSLIQDGKGAYRMLEESPYKSELGIAFKKGTHEELAEELTETLTEMQNEGITEKIVTKYGLDADETLPGGESK, from the coding sequence ATGAGAAAAAATCGAAAGAATGACTCCCATACCCGCAGAAAAAGAATTTGTATTGCAGCATTTCTTCTGGCAGGCAGCCTTATACCGGGAGGATGTGGAATAAAGAAAGAGAAAACATCGGACAGTGAACTGCCGGAGATTGTTATCGGAATAGATTATTTTGAACCTTACAGCTATCGGACGAGTGATGGCGAGTATAAAGGTATTGATGTGGAACTTGCAGAGGAAGCCTTTCATAGGCTGGGTTATCAGCCTGAATTTGAGAAGGTTGTCTGGGAAGATAAAGAGAAACTTTTGTCAGATGGAACAATAGACTGTCTGTGGAGCTGCTATTCCATGAATGAAAGAGAAAACAAATATCAGTGGGCAGGACCGTATATGTACAGTCGTCAGATGGTGGTTGTAAGAGCCGAGAGTGAAATCCGGACACTTCAGGATCTGAAAGGGAAGAGGATTGCAGTTCAGGCGACTACAAAAGCAGAAGATCTCTTTCTTCATAATATAGAATCAAATCTTCCGCAGGCAGAACAGGTGAACTGTTTTTCTTCGTCGAATGAGCTTTATGCTGCACTTAGAAAAAATTATGCAGATGCGATTGCGGGACATGAGGCAATGCTTGGCAGTCTGATACAGGATGGCAAGGGCGCTTACCGTATGCTGGAGGAAAGTCCTTATAAATCAGAACTTGGAATTGCTTTCAAAAAAGGAACTCACGAAGAATTGGCAGAAGAACTTACAGAAACGCTTACAGAGATGCAAAATGAAGGGATTACAGAAAAAATAGTTACAAAATACGGATTGGACGCGGATGAAACTCTGCCGGGAGGAGAAAGTAAATGA